In Sphingobacterium thalpophilum, a genomic segment contains:
- a CDS encoding IS4 family transposase — MINLNVFSQILSLVDRELFRDLVAKHKSDKHQKGINSWTHLVSMLFCHFSSADSVRDISNGLRSTTGNLNHLGVIRAPSKSNISYINIHRTHELFKDLYFSVLDRLWQKDTHFRKELVQLKRKVYLMDASIIPLCLSVFDWAKFRSTKGAVKLHTVLDYDGCLPVFMQITDGKVHESQRAGSYSFSKGSVLVVDRGYVDYSWLGDLDSRGCYFVTRSKVNMKYKVIKSYQSEALMEKGILKDELIELSGAACNKYNGKPLRLVHFWDSTTGNEYHFLTNNTKWKASLVANIYKQRWHIEVFFKHLKQRLKVSTFIGTSENAVMIQIWTSLIGILLLKYLQKKAKYDWNLSNLVAFIRMNIFVKINIWQWIDDPFLRPPIKGKKGQLKIFAD; from the coding sequence ATGATAAATTTAAATGTTTTTAGTCAGATTTTATCTCTTGTTGACCGTGAATTATTCAGGGATTTGGTTGCAAAGCACAAAAGTGATAAACACCAGAAAGGGATCAACAGCTGGACGCATCTAGTCAGTATGCTTTTCTGTCATTTTTCCTCGGCAGATTCGGTCCGGGATATTAGTAACGGTCTGCGCAGTACAACTGGTAACCTGAACCACTTAGGAGTAATAAGAGCTCCAAGTAAGTCCAATATATCCTATATCAACATACACCGTACCCATGAACTTTTCAAAGATCTTTATTTCTCTGTTTTGGATAGGCTTTGGCAAAAGGATACGCATTTTCGCAAAGAGCTTGTTCAGCTAAAGCGTAAAGTATATCTGATGGATGCAAGCATCATCCCCTTATGTCTATCTGTATTTGACTGGGCAAAGTTTCGCAGCACCAAAGGTGCCGTAAAGCTGCACACTGTCTTGGATTATGATGGCTGCCTACCTGTTTTTATGCAGATTACCGATGGAAAAGTACATGAGAGCCAGCGAGCCGGTAGTTACAGTTTTTCCAAGGGAAGCGTGCTGGTAGTGGACCGTGGCTACGTGGATTACAGCTGGCTTGGGGATTTGGACAGCAGGGGGTGTTACTTCGTTACCAGGAGTAAAGTTAATATGAAGTACAAGGTTATCAAGTCCTATCAGAGTGAAGCACTCATGGAAAAGGGGATCCTTAAGGATGAGCTCATTGAGCTATCCGGTGCTGCCTGCAATAAATACAACGGCAAGCCGCTACGCCTAGTCCACTTTTGGGACAGCACCACTGGCAATGAGTACCACTTTTTGACCAATAATACGAAGTGGAAGGCTTCTTTGGTGGCAAACATCTATAAACAACGCTGGCATATCGAAGTCTTCTTCAAGCATCTAAAGCAGCGCTTAAAAGTATCGACATTCATAGGGACTTCTGAAAATGCAGTGATGATCCAGATCTGGACTTCACTCATTGGCATATTACTGTTAAAATACTTACAAAAAAAGGCCAAATATGACTGGAACCTGTCCAATCTGGTCGCATTCATCAGAATGAATATCTTCGTGAAAATAAACATCTGGCAATGGATAGAT